ACTAGATAGCTTGGGTGATAACCCTGACCCCAGCACCATTTTTAAATTACCCTACCTCAACGCTGTTTGTTCCGAAACTTTGCGAATTTACCCAGTAGCGATGCTGACTTTTGCCAGAGTAGTCAGAACTCCTCTATCTTTGGGTGGCTACGAACTTGAACCAGGTATAGGTGTTATTGGTTCAATTTACTTGACCCACCACCGAGAAGATTTATACCCCGAACCTAAGCAGTTTAAACCAGAACGCTTTTTAGAACGGCAATTTTCTCCCTATGAATATTTACCTTTTGGGGGTGGTGCAAGGCGCTGTATTGGTCTAGCATTTGCCCAGTTGGAAATGAAGCTAGCACTCGCCAAAATCCTTTCCACCCGTGAATTAGAACTAGTTGACAATAGTGAAGTACGACCTAAACGCCGTGGTTTAGTGACAGGCCAAGATCGTCCCATCCAGATGGTTGTCACCAGCCAACGTCAGGTGAAGTTTCCTATCCTACAGACAGCCACTGTTTGATGTTGAGGGCTTTGATGGTTGCGTTCAAGGAACCTTCAACTTTCATCTATATATTTAGATAGATTTTCAATGCTTTTAATTAATCCCCCATAGTCCTCTTTTAAGGAGGTTTATGGGGGATTTTAATATATTGCAACTGTAAAAAGAATGAGTTTTAAGACTGAGTACATATAGCAATACCAAATCTTTTAACATCACCAAAAGACGTAGTTTTCGTGGATATATCCCACAATAATTAATTAAGCTTCTTCTATAAATACCTCTAAAAATTTGGTAAAAAAATATTATTATCTTTGTAAAAATTCATGTTAATGCTTTGTAAGCATGATTAACTTAGCGGTAATTAACTCCCGAACATCTCCCCAAAGTATTAAAAATATTTGCTCTAATTCCCTAATTAAAAATTAAGCCTAGGAAGGATCTAGGCTTACCTCAAGCTTATTGAATTATTTACAGCTTACTAAAGCCTAAAAGTATCGAATAAATAATGAAAATACTTGATAGTCTAACCACACCATCGTTGCTGCAAACTCTGCAATTAATCGCTAAACCCACAAAAACTTTAGAAAATTATGCTACCAAGTATGGTGACATTTTCACAATGCGGGTAATGGGTTTAAAGTCGCCACCGATAGTATTTTTTAGCCATCCCCAAGCAATTAGTGATTGTTTTGCCGTCCCTGCACACAAGTTAGATTTTAAAAAAGCAACACATGTATTTAAACCCTTGTTTGGAGAGAATTCTATTGTATTTAAAGAAGCGCGATCACACCAACAACAACGGCAGTTATTACTACCAGCATTTCATGGCGATAATTTAAAGTCTTATGGACAAGCAATTTGCCAAATTGCTGAAGAACTTACACAAAGTTGGACATCAGGTACAAATATTTGTATACACAAATTAATGTCAAAGATCACTTTAGAAATTATCTTACAAGTGGTATTTGGTATTACTCATGGTGTGCGTTACCAACAATTAAAAGAACAATTGAGTGCTTTATTAGAAGACGTAACTAAACCTTGGTATTCCAGCTTGTTTTTCTTTCCTTCGCTGCAAAAAGATTTAGGCGCATGGAGTCCTTGGGGAATTTTCTTAAAAAGACGAGAGCAAATTGATAAACTCATCTATGCAGAAATTTCTGAAAGACGTTGGCAAAATGATGCTATGCGTACAGATATTCTCAGTCTGCTGATGTCAGCACATGACGTAAATGGGCAACAGATGACAGATGAGGAATTACGCGATCAACTCGTTTCATTATTGCTGTTGGGTTACGAAACTACATCTGGTGTATTAGCCTGGATATTTTATTTAATTCACTCTCATCCAGAGGTTAAACATCGGCTAATGCAAGAACTAAGCACCTTGGACAACCTCACGAATCCTGAAGCAATTACACAATTACCTTATCTCACTGCCGTCTGTCAAGAAACACTGCGAATTCATCCTATTGCTCTAATTTGCACACCACGAATGCTAAAAGAGCCAGTGGAAATTATGGGGCATAAATTTACATCAGAAACAGTTTTAGTTCCATGTATTCATTTAGCACATCGCCGAACAGACACTTACCCAGAACCAGAACAGTTTCGTCCAGAAAGATTCCTCAACCAAAAATTTTCACCTTACGAATATTTACCCTTTGGTGGAGGTTATCGCGGTTGCATTGGTGCAGCATTTTCTATGTATGAACTGAAATTAGTAACAGCCATAATATTATCCCGTTTTGAATTAAGCCTTACTGATAAACGTCCAGCATATCCAGTCCGTCGTGGTATTACAATTGTCCCTAGCGGCGGTGTAAAAATGGTTGTTACTAAAAAGGCAAAATTTAAAAGACAAACAATACTTTCTACTTGATTACTCAATCTTCCGATTTGCATATACCTAAATACAGATCCGCTCTTTAGCATATAGCCTTTACAGTAAATAGTAAGAGGACATTTAGGAGATTACTAATCCATGCCTGATGAGCATCGGTTGGAGGAAAAATTTTTATCCCAGGAAGCTGAAAGAAGAGTATCTGAAAAGCTAGATGAAGTAGAAAAAATAGAAATAGATGTACAAACCGATCTGTTTAAAATAGTTCAGGGACAGGCGGATGGAGTTTCGGTTGCAGGACAAGGATTAACGATCGAAAAAGATATTCGCGTACAAGAAATAAAACTGCAAACAGAAAGTATTACCATTAATCCCTTAAGCGCCCTTTTTGGCCAAATAGAACTTAACGATCCAGTAAATGCCATTGCTCGTATTATACTCACAGAAGTAGATATGAACCGCACCTTGGCATCAGACTTTGTTCGCAGCAAGATGCAAGATTTTGATTTGGATGTAGATGGCAGAATTGTAAGTTTTGAAGCACAAAAAATTGAAATATTTTTACCTGGTGATGGCAAAATAGAATGTAGGGGAAGAGTACTGTTAAAGGAAAAGGGAAATACTCGCCCTTTGGCTTACACTGCGATCGCACGTCCACGCACTCATTCACAACCCGCGATGCTGGAGAGTTTTAACTGCACTGAGGGCGGGGGAATTTCCATAGAAGTAGTTACAGCTTTAATGCAGAAAGCAAAAGAGTTGATGAATATACCATATTTTAAATGGAAAGATATGGTGTTTCATATTAAAGATATAAAAGTGGAAACTGGTAGTTTAATACTGATGGTAGAAACTCAAGTGAGGCAAATACCATCATCGTCAAATTTTTCATCTACTTAGTAGAATTAACCTTAATTAAAGATAATTTTTGTTACTGAAGGATGATGTAAAAGTAATAAAATGTTTCTACTATTTAGAAAGCTACTTATTTCTAAATTCCAACTATGCAAGAGTATGATGTTGTGCTGATCGGTGCTGGACACAATGGGTTAGTTTGTGCGGCTTACTTGTTGAAAGCTGGTTATAGCGTCCTGTTACTGGAAAAGCGCTCTGTTCCAGGTGGTGCAGCAACAACTGAAGAATGTTTACCGCAAGAGGCTCCTGGATTTAAATTTAACTTGTGCGCTATTGACCATGAGTTTATTCACTTGGGGCCAGTTGTTGAAGAATTAGAATTAGAAAAATACGGCTTGCATTATTTGGAGTGCGATCCAGTTGTTTTCTGTCCTCATCCTGATGGCAAGTATTTCTTAGGGCATAAGTCGCTAGAAAAAACTTGTGCAGAAATTGCTCGTTATAATGAACGTGATGCCAAAAAATACGCAGAATTTGTAGATTATTGGCAACGAGCAATCGGTGCAATGATTCCGATGTTTAATGCACCGCCAAAGTCAATTATAGATATTGTTGGCAACTACGATATCAAAAAATTCAAAGATTTATTTTCGGTTATTGGTTCGCCAAACAAAACGCTGGACTTTATTCGCACTATGTTAACCAGCGCCGAGGATTTACTTAACGAGTGGTTTGATGAAGAATTTCTAAAAGCGCCACTAGCAAGGCTAGCATCAGAACTTGGTGCGCCACCATCGCAAAAAACCCTTGCCATTGGTGCAATTATGATGGCGATGCGTCATAACCCTGGCATGGCCAGACCTCGCGGCGGAACTGGCGCATTAGTGCAAGCTTTGGTGAATTTAGTCACAAGTAAAGGTGGCGTTATTCTTACAGATCAGCATGTTGAAAAAGTTTTAATTGATGATGGTAAAGCTGTTGGCGTGCGGGTTGCTGGTGGTAAAGAATATCGCGCCAAATATGGGGTTATTTCTAATATTGATGCCAAGCGGTTGTTCTTACAAATGACTGATAAAAGTGATGTTGATGGAGCCGACCCAGATTTATGGGAAAGGTTAGAACGCCGCATTGTTAACAATAACGAAACCATCCTTAAGATAGACTTAGCTTTAGACGAACCACTGCATTTTCCACACCACGCTCACAAAGATGAATATCTCGTTGGTTCTATCTTGATTGCCGATTCTGTGGCTCATGTAGAACAGGCTCATAGTAAATGTACTTTGGGAGAGATTCCTGATGCTGACCCATCAATGTATGTGGTGATGCCTAGCTACTTAGACCCTACATTAGCACCACCAGGTAAGCACACTGTATGGATTGAGTATTTTGCCCCTTATCAAATTGCCGGTGCAGAAGGTACTGGTTTAAAAGGTACTGGCTGGACAGATGAGTTGAAAAATAAAGTTGCAGATAGAGTGGTTGATAAGTTGGCAGACTATGCACCAAATGTCAAAAATGCAACTATCGCTCGTCGTGTTGAAAGTCCAGCAGAACTAGGAGAAAGATTAGGTGCTTACAAAGGAAATTATTACCATGTTGACATGACTTTAGATCAGATGATATTTTTCCGTCCATTACCAGAAATAGCAAACTACAAAACGCCAATTGATAATCTATTTTTGACTGGTGCTGGTACTCATCCAGGTGGTTCGATTTCGGGAATGCCGGGACGCAATTGTGCCCGCGCCTTTTTACAGGCAAAACATCCTATTAGCCAAACCTTAAAGGATGCAAGAGATTCGATTAAGTCAACTGTCGAGTCAGTCTTTGGAATTAATTAGGCGTTGCAAACATAAAGCCTATTATTATCTATTTTTTGCCTTCATGTCTTTGTACTGAAAATCGAATTTTGGTATCACAAAGATATGAAGGTATTATTTAAAGTATCGTCTTAAATAGGAATCTGTTTTGATGTTTGTTCGTGCAACCTTGCGTAGACGTACTTATTTGCGTGGGTAGGAAAGAAGGTTTTTTAGTTGTACGGAGTTTTTTTTAAATAAAATATGAGTCCTATAGACTTTACAAGCGAGAAGTTACATTGATAGACTTCCCATAATTTTTGCAAATATAACGCTGATAGTAATCATTGAGAATCAGTTATTGGCATCCCCCCAACGAGAGATGTTAATCTGATGCGGTTTTAAGTTGCATAGTTTCAATCGCTAAAAAGAGGCAAAGACGTAATTTGAATGATGATTAGCTTAGATAAATGCTTGAAAAATGAAGCAACTAACATCATTGTTTAGCGAAAACTATTACGATCGCCTATGGCGGGTGGTATACCATTGCACTCTTAGTAATTACCAAACACTTGCAATGTCTACAACAGGCGACATTTACACAATATATACAACACAAATAATTGTTTTTTTAATGAAATAGGTACTAAGTAATTGCTTTATGTAGATTTAATATGATAATCTAGCCTACGCTTGATTTTAATAAACATCTATGCGTCGTCAACAAAGCTCTTTCTGAAAAGATAAGTGAATTAATGCGTAAAAACTAGTGTATTTTGATAATACTCAAAAAAAGAACGAATTTTAACATCATCTCATAAGTTTTGTAGGTAAAGCATGATTGTTCAGCGCTGCTTCGTTGCATCTGGTTTGATAGCTTTCTTCGCATTTGGTTGTAGTGGTGGGGCAAACTCATCAATAGAAAATACTACACAAGTTGTCCAAGAAAGTAATGTAACCCAGCTTTTCATAGAAGCGAAG
The Nostoc punctiforme PCC 73102 genome window above contains:
- a CDS encoding cytochrome P450, translating into MKILDSLTTPSLLQTLQLIAKPTKTLENYATKYGDIFTMRVMGLKSPPIVFFSHPQAISDCFAVPAHKLDFKKATHVFKPLFGENSIVFKEARSHQQQRQLLLPAFHGDNLKSYGQAICQIAEELTQSWTSGTNICIHKLMSKITLEIILQVVFGITHGVRYQQLKEQLSALLEDVTKPWYSSLFFFPSLQKDLGAWSPWGIFLKRREQIDKLIYAEISERRWQNDAMRTDILSLLMSAHDVNGQQMTDEELRDQLVSLLLLGYETTSGVLAWIFYLIHSHPEVKHRLMQELSTLDNLTNPEAITQLPYLTAVCQETLRIHPIALICTPRMLKEPVEIMGHKFTSETVLVPCIHLAHRRTDTYPEPEQFRPERFLNQKFSPYEYLPFGGGYRGCIGAAFSMYELKLVTAIILSRFELSLTDKRPAYPVRRGITIVPSGGVKMVVTKKAKFKRQTILST
- a CDS encoding DUF2993 domain-containing protein: MPDEHRLEEKFLSQEAERRVSEKLDEVEKIEIDVQTDLFKIVQGQADGVSVAGQGLTIEKDIRVQEIKLQTESITINPLSALFGQIELNDPVNAIARIILTEVDMNRTLASDFVRSKMQDFDLDVDGRIVSFEAQKIEIFLPGDGKIECRGRVLLKEKGNTRPLAYTAIARPRTHSQPAMLESFNCTEGGGISIEVVTALMQKAKELMNIPYFKWKDMVFHIKDIKVETGSLILMVETQVRQIPSSSNFSST
- the crtO gene encoding beta-carotene ketolase CrtO, whose protein sequence is MQEYDVVLIGAGHNGLVCAAYLLKAGYSVLLLEKRSVPGGAATTEECLPQEAPGFKFNLCAIDHEFIHLGPVVEELELEKYGLHYLECDPVVFCPHPDGKYFLGHKSLEKTCAEIARYNERDAKKYAEFVDYWQRAIGAMIPMFNAPPKSIIDIVGNYDIKKFKDLFSVIGSPNKTLDFIRTMLTSAEDLLNEWFDEEFLKAPLARLASELGAPPSQKTLAIGAIMMAMRHNPGMARPRGGTGALVQALVNLVTSKGGVILTDQHVEKVLIDDGKAVGVRVAGGKEYRAKYGVISNIDAKRLFLQMTDKSDVDGADPDLWERLERRIVNNNETILKIDLALDEPLHFPHHAHKDEYLVGSILIADSVAHVEQAHSKCTLGEIPDADPSMYVVMPSYLDPTLAPPGKHTVWIEYFAPYQIAGAEGTGLKGTGWTDELKNKVADRVVDKLADYAPNVKNATIARRVESPAELGERLGAYKGNYYHVDMTLDQMIFFRPLPEIANYKTPIDNLFLTGAGTHPGGSISGMPGRNCARAFLQAKHPISQTLKDARDSIKSTVESVFGIN